The genomic interval CCATGAGCGCCGGCGGCATGGATCTGCGGCGCGCGGTGCTCGCCACCACCGTGGAGAAGATCGTCGCCGCGGTCACCGAGGTTCGGGACCTGCTGGCCGACCACGCCCGCACCGGCGCGACCCTGGTGACCGTCGCCGAACGGGTGGCGGTCGCCGAAACCGAGCGGGTGCGCTCCGCCGCCGCGCTGCTGGGGCTGCGCCTGGACGTTGTGCTGGTGAACAAGATCCTGCCCGAGGTGCCGCCCGCGGACTCGGCGCATCCGGCGATCGACTGGTATCTGACCCGCCGCGCGGAGCAACTGAGCGTCGTCGACCAGCTGCGCCGGCGCTTCGACGGCGACCTCCAGGTCCTGATCGCCCAGCACAGCGGCTCCGAACCGGTGGGCGTGGCCGCGCTCGCGGAGCTCGGCTCCGCGGTCGCGGAAGACACCCCCACATACAATCTCCCGGAGGTTCGCACAAGTTCCGGTGAACCGGTGGTTCGATGGGAGTCGGGCACCGGCCTGCATTCGGTCTACACGTTGCGGATGCACCTGCCCGTCGTCGATCCGGCGACGCTGCGACTGGGACGAGTGGAGGACGATGTGATCGTGGGAGCGGACGGAGTCCGGCGCCGGGTGCGCCTGGCGCCGGTGTTGCGGCGGTGCACAGTCGATACCGCCGAACTCGACGGAAATCACCTGGTGCTGCGTTTCGTCCCGGACCCGGAGCTCTGGCCGCGATGACCGAGGACCGCACGCGGGGTACCGCTCATGACGCCCATGCCGACGGATTCGCCGAATTCGCCGAGGAATTGAAATTGCTGGCCGAGGCCGTGCTGGAACGGGTGGAGCCGGTGCTGCGCCGCACCGCCACCGACGGGCAGGCGCAGTGGGCCGGCTGCAGTTGGTGTCCGGTGTGCGCCGCGGCGGCACTGCTGCGCGGGGAACATCATGACGTGGTGGCCGCGATCGCCGATCACGGCACCTCGATCGTCACCGTGCTGCGCGAGGCGCTGGCCGGAATCCCGGTGGAACCGGTCATGCCCGACCCGGAAGACGCTCCCCCGC from Nocardia goodfellowii carries:
- a CDS encoding ArsA family ATPase, translating into MTRLQLFVGKGGVGKTTMACATAVSFARAGQRVLIASLDQAHSLGDALGVRLPHDPGTVAGITRVTTGLDAIEVDSLALLEDRFHDVLRMLSTGGKHEHGVDLAALDPAELTGLPGVQELLMLVELAQFADEDDWDVLVVDCPPSADMLRIVTAPGTLLGYLERIWPPHARAMSAGGMDLRRAVLATTVEKIVAAVTEVRDLLADHARTGATLVTVAERVAVAETERVRSAAALLGLRLDVVLVNKILPEVPPADSAHPAIDWYLTRRAEQLSVVDQLRRRFDGDLQVLIAQHSGSEPVGVAALAELGSAVAEDTPTYNLPEVRTSSGEPVVRWESGTGLHSVYTLRMHLPVVDPATLRLGRVEDDVIVGADGVRRRVRLAPVLRRCTVDTAELDGNHLVLRFVPDPELWPR